In the Nerophis ophidion isolate RoL-2023_Sa linkage group LG19, RoL_Noph_v1.0, whole genome shotgun sequence genome, TCTAGATAATATATTACCAATGCGAATCTATGATGAACATATCATAGTGGTAGTCCATAagagattggtcaggtctagtttGGACTAGATTGACAGAGCTAATTTTGACTAGATTTGAGCAATCTAAGACTACACTAAatttaacaatctaagtctatgatgaAAATATTATACATTTAGTCCAGACTAGATTGACAGATTTAGTTTTACTATATTAGACCAATCTCACACTATATTAAATCTGTACAACCTAAATCTAGGATTAAAATAATGTAAATCTAGTCCCAATTAAATTGGCCGGATCTGGTGCCAACTAGATTGGTCCGATCTGGTCCAGACTAGATTGTTAAATTTAGtcgagtcttagattggtcagatctgttcCAGACTAAAGAGGTCAGTTTAGCTAAGACTACATCTGATCAATCTAGTCTAGACAGGATATTACCAATGCAAATCTATGATGGACATATCATAGCTGTAGTCCAGACGAGATTGGTCAAGTCTAGTTTGGACTAGATTGACAGAGCTAATTTTGACTAGATTTGAGCAATCTAAGACTAGACTAAatttaacaatctaagtctatgatgaAAATATTATACATTTAGTCCAGACTAGATTGACAGATTTAGTTTTACTATATTAGACCTATTTCACACTATATTAAATCTGTACAACCTAAATCTAGGATTAAAATAATGTAAATCTAGTCCCGATTAAATTGGCCGGATCTGGTGCCAACTAGAATGGTTAGATCTGGTCCAGACTAGATTGTTAAATGTAGtcgagtcttagattggtcagatctggtccgGACTAGATTGATAAATTTAGTagagtcttagattggtcagatctgttcCAGACTAAAGAGGTCAGTTTAGCTAAGACTACATCTGATCATAGATCTAGCCCAGactagattggtcaggtctagttcCGACTCCATTGACAGAGCTAGTTTTGACTAGATTTGACTAATCCAAGACTAGACTAAatttaacaatctaagtctatgatgaAAATATTATCAATTTAATCCAGACTAGATTGACAGATTTCGTTTTACTATATTAGATCAATCTCGGACTACACTAAATCTGAACAATCTAAATGTATGATGAAAATGTTGTAAATCTAGTCCCGGTTAAATTGGTCGGATCTGGTGCCaactagattggtcagatctggtccagACTAGATTGGTCAGTTATGTTCCAGactagattggtcggatctgaTCCAGACTAAATTGGTCAGATTTAATACAGGCTGGATTGGCCTGAATTAAATCTACATAGGTCAGATTTAATACAGGCTAGATTGGCCAGATCTGGTCCAGAAATCAAGCTAAAACCATATATGCTCAATCTAGTCCAGACCAAATCTGACCAATGCAAATCTATGATGAAAATACTATAAATTTAGTCAAGACTACTAGATTTACAGATTTAGTTTTACTATATTAGACCAATCTCAGAATACACTAaatctgaacaatctaagtctatgatgaAAATAACATGAATCTAGTCTGGACTAAATTTGTCAGACCCGGTCCAGACTAGATTGGTTGGATCTGGTCCAGACTAGATAGGTCAGATTCAAACCAGACTACATTGGTCAGATATGTTCCAGactcgattggtcagatctggtccgGACTAGATTGGTCAGAAATGTTCCAGACCAGATTGGTCGGATCTGGTCCAgactagattggtcagatctattccAGACTACATAGTTCAGATTTAATACAGGCTAGACTGGCCAGATCTGGTCCAGAATCTACCTAAAACTACATCTACTCAATGTAGTCTAGACCAGATCCGACCAATGCAAATCTATGATGACAATATTATAAATTCAGTCGAGACTAGATTGACAGATTTAGTTTCACTGATTTAGACCAATCTCAGACTCCAATAAATCTGAGCAATCTAAGACCATGATGAAAATATCATAAATCTAGTCTAGATTAGGATGGTCAGATCTGGTCCAGACTAGATAGGTCAGATTTAATCCAGTCTAGATTGGTCGAATCTGGTCCAGACTAGATTGGTCGAATCTGGTCCAGACGAGACTGGTCAGATCTGTTCCAGAagagattggtcagatttaatcCAGACTAGATAACTGGTTCAgattagattggtcatatctggtCCAGactagattggtcaaatctggtCCACACTACATTGGCCAGATCTGGTCCAAACTAGATATGTCAGATTTAATCCAGTCTAGTTTAGTCAAGTCTGGTCCAGACTAGATAGGCCAGATTGAATCCAgtctagattggtcagatctggtccaggctagattggtcggatctgtTCCTGATGAGACTGGTCAGATATGTTCCAGAGGACATTGGTCAGATTTAATCCAGACTAGAAAACTGGTTCAgattagattggtcatatctggtCCAGACTAGATTGGTTAACTCTGGTCCACactagattggtcaaatctggtCCAAACTAGATATGTCAGATTTAATCCAGTCTAGATTAGTCAAGTCTGGTCCAGACTACATAGGTCAGATTGAATCCAgtctagattggtcagatctggtccaggctagattggtcagatctggtccagACAAGACTGGTCGGATCTGTTCCAGAcgagattggtcagatttaatcCAGACTAGATAACTGGTTCGgattagattggtcatatctggtCCAGACTATATTGGTCAAATCTGGTCCACACTAGATTGGCCAGATCTGGTCCAAAAATATGTCAGATTTAATCCAGTCTAGATTAGTCAGGTCTGGTCCAGACTAAATAGGTCAGATTGAATCCAgtccagattggtcagatctggtcctGACGAGACTGGTCAGATCTGTTCCAGACGACATTTGTCAGATTTAATCCAGACAAGATAACTGGTTCAGATTAGATTAGTCATATCTGGTCCAGactagattggtcaaatctggtCCAcactagattggtcagatctggtccaaACTAGATATATCAGATTAAATCCAGTCtagattagtcagatctggtCCAgactagattggtcagatttaatcCAAACTAAATATCTGGTTCAgactagattggtcacatctagtccatACTAGGTCAGCTCTGGTTCATTAAATCTAAatctatgagcatgaagtgatgaagttGGCTCAGATGAAAGTCGAAACATATTCCAAGTCAAACTCAACAGTTCAGTTCTGATCCACAGAAGAACCTGAGGACCGAGGACATCCACAAACACCGTATGGGTATACTTATACGTCAACTAATGTGTAGGCTACCTTCTTGTGTCATCTCCAGCCAAAGCGTAAACGTTTGTTATGAACTGAAAAGGCAGCCGGGCTATGCACCCCGCGATCCTAAAAACCATATTCCCTGTCCTGAGTAGTCAAAAGAATCCACATTGAATTGTGTAATTGTACACGTAGCTCAAACACTGAAATACAACCAACAACGATTACATAGCAAAGTGAAGCCAGGCGGTAAAAAGAACTCCCCCCGGGAGTCGTATCTACAGGAAAACGGTGAAATCAACTGGTATCTCACTCGACCAACCgacgtttccttttttttttttttttccgtaagcGAGTCATTTACACGTAGAAAATATGGCGGCTAAAATCATAGCCATTTGTTTTAAGTTAGCTGAAAGTAACCGTTCACAGAGAGCACACCACAGACATTGCTGTTCTAACGGGAAAGGAGAAagcggggtttttttttttttgtctcgttTTAAAGCTTGTTTTCCTTGTTTTCAACGCACTTTTAGCACAATGGAGGTTGTGAggcaaaaaaaagacaacttaaaGAGCACCACCTCAGGCACTTGATAGCAACTAAACCAGAACAGTatagtcatatatatatttatatatatatgtatatacaaaaagGAGGAGCCTGTACACGTCGTTTAGCGAGCACAGACGGTAACTCGGACCGTGTACAGAACGACAATCGGTCAATTGTCCGTGACAAAAACCCTTGAACACATCAAGAGTTGTTTGGGACTCTTCCAGCCAAGTTCCGGATCACGCCATCGCCTCGACGCTTTCACGGATTACAACCAAACATTTTATTCCATTCCGTGTACGTGTCGAGGTCTTTTTGTGATATGCTGGGCTGGAATTTACAAAATATATTGTCAAAGTCTTGAAAGGAGACCGGCCTCATTTGCCTCGGATGGATGGCTGACAGGTCGGAGGCGGGAACGCCGTGCAGAGCGCCGACCACGGCCTCTTGACAAAGCTGAACCACGTCCAGCCCTGAAAAGCCCTCTGTCCTCTGAACCAGTAAAGACATCTCCTTGTCACTGAGACAGTAGTTGTGTTGCGAGAGCACTTGGCTGATTATCTGGTGTCGTGCCGTCCCATCGGGTAAGGGGATGAGCAATCGCTTGGTAAAGTACCTCCTTAGGGACTCCGGAATCTCTTCTGGCTTACTGGTGGAGCAGACCACCAGAACGTGGTCCTCAGCAGAGGACAAAATACTATCAAGTTGCATGAGTAGCTCGGCCTTCAGTCGACTCACTGGGCTGTCCTCGCTGAGCTGGGCCGACAGGAGGAGGTCCACCTCGCTGATGAACACGACCGCCGGCTGGCGACAGCGGGCCAGGAGGAAAGAAGCCTGGAGGATTTTGTCCCCCTCCACCAACCACTTGGTCACCAGAGCCGAGCTGCTGAGCCGCAAGAAGGCGGCCCCCAGCTGGCTGGCCATGCAGCGAGCCAACAGCGTTCTACCCGATCCCtgaggtccaaataaaagaaggttACGAGGTAATGTGTGAAGTCCACTGAACATGTCCGGCCTTAAAATGGGCCACAATATCTCTTCCTTGATGGCCGCTTTGGCCATATCCAGTCCGGCAATGTCACTCCAGTCCATTGGAGGGCACTGCTGAAGGATTTCTGTCGTCACCATGTCCACCAGGTTGGGATCACTGTTCTTGAGTTGTTCCTCAGCAGCATGGATGGACGAGGTAGGCGTAGCGATATCAGGCCCTGTTAGGGAATGAGGCAGGTGCTGTCTGTGCTCTTCGCTTTGTTCGCTCAAAATGCGGGATCCGAACTTACTGTAGGTCTCATCCACAGAGCTTTTGGTCGATCCGAAGGACGGGGGAGTTAGCGCCCCGCTTGAGTGTATGCTGAATTTTCTTTGCTGATCAGAAGGTATTGTCTGTTTGGTGGTCTTGAAAGCTAAAGAGGAGGCCTCGGCATTTCTGTCAAAGCCGTTGCCCCTGGTCGAGTCGGAGACACTGCTGTCGGCTAGTCTGTACATGGGACTGTGAGAGGAGCGCTGGTTGTAGTTGAATTCCGCGTAGCTAGAGTCCACTTCCCCGTGTCCGCTCATGTAGAAAGCCTTTCGTTTTAACGAGTTGGATGCGCTCCCGTTCAAAGTGTGATTGTGGGACTGGTAGGTGTAGCCAGGCAGTGTGGAGGGAGGGATCGGTGTGGGGGCTGCGATACCAGA is a window encoding:
- the fign gene encoding fidgetin, whose protein sequence is MQWTPEHTQWAEQHFDISSTTRSPAHKVEAYRGHLQRTYQYAWANDDISALTASNLLKKYAEKYSGILEGPNERALLCSYTEGTTGLLNGRKSENEPWQEGIYPMNCAPDVISVSKAGMTAALPPTDASASIGSSPGAPSSLSEPSYSGSNCGSHTATTLHSGLSSQEYSANYNGSYLHSSYSGQTTPALPSPHPSPLHSAGLLQPPPPSLVPSYNGGSPNLPSYNYPPTGYASQTAVGPGYSPGGAPPPSAYLPSGIAAPTPIPPSTLPGYTYQSHNHTLNGSASNSLKRKAFYMSGHGEVDSSYAEFNYNQRSSHSPMYRLADSSVSDSTRGNGFDRNAEASSLAFKTTKQTIPSDQQRKFSIHSSGALTPPSFGSTKSSVDETYSKFGSRILSEQSEEHRQHLPHSLTGPDIATPTSSIHAAEEQLKNSDPNLVDMVTTEILQQCPPMDWSDIAGLDMAKAAIKEEILWPILRPDMFSGLHTLPRNLLLFGPQGSGRTLLARCMASQLGAAFLRLSSSALVTKWLVEGDKILQASFLLARCRQPAVVFISEVDLLLSAQLSEDSPVSRLKAELLMQLDSILSSAEDHVLVVCSTSKPEEIPESLRRYFTKRLLIPLPDGTARHQIISQVLSQHNYCLSDKEMSLLVQRTEGFSGLDVVQLCQEAVVGALHGVPASDLSAIHPRQMRPVSFQDFDNIFCKFQPSISQKDLDTYTEWNKMFGCNP